Proteins from a genomic interval of Melospiza georgiana isolate bMelGeo1 chromosome 20, bMelGeo1.pri, whole genome shotgun sequence:
- the LOC131092048 gene encoding nematocyst expressed protein 3-like, producing the protein MPAIPQRSLLAAPNTGGAASARSTGSSPRETAAARGLLRRLRQPEGGRPTGTAGAPGAARPGRLPQLPARGSKAPPRPPPSAGGSAPAPGTAEGGRGTGRTLIPRCSAPGGRPDGGCAPAASPSRAGEAPAAARAQPRAAAWHASHSCAASAVASHAAPAAGPAGSCSLGLAATAPSPATGSCSPSWASNGSFAPGRGST; encoded by the coding sequence ATGCCGGCGATAccgcagcgctccctgctcgcAGCGCCCAACACGGGCGGAGCCGCCTCCGCCCGCAGCACCGGCAGCAGCCCGAGGGAGACGGCTGCAGCTCGGGGGCTCCTCCGGCGCCTCCGCCAGCCCGAGGGCGGCCGCCCCACCGGGACCGCGGGAGCGCCCGGCGCCGCTCGCCCGGGGCGGCTCCCGCAGCTCCCGGCCCGCGGCAGCAAAGCACCGCCTCGCCCTCCGCCatcggcgggcggcagcgcccccgcccccggcaccgCTGAGGGAGGCCGAGGAACCGGGCGGACGCTCATTCCGCGCTGCTCAGCACCGGGCGGGCGGCCAGACGGAGGCTGCGCCCCTGCAGCGTCGCCGTCCCGCGCGGGAGAGGCGCCGGCAGCTGCCCGCGCacagccccgcgccgccgcctgGCACGCCAGCCACTCGTGTGCCGCGTCGgccgttgcgtcacacgccgcgccagcagcagggcctgccggGAGTTGTAGTCTCGGGCTGGCAGCCACGGCTCCGTCCCCCGCcaccggcagctgcagtccctcctgggCATCAAACGGGTCCTTCGCCCCAGGGCGGGGAagcacctga